The genomic window CGCGTCTTCTATCGCGTTATTTTGTCTTATTCTTATGAACATTCGACGCCTGTTATCGTGGTTTACTTGACgcaatcgttgaaaattaacGTTCGCAGATGAATACTATGTACGTTGTTTCAACATACGGCCTTCGAATTTTTCGGTATACAAACGGACGCGCGACTTTTCCTTCGTATTTTTTCCCACTGTTACTTTGACATGAGTTTTTCCAGGCACCAAGAAGCCTGTAATTATTTACTCAAACTCACCTCGACTCATTTGAAAAACTCAACTCCGATTCAAATGTTGGGATCTTATCGTTAGATTCTGCGCagagataattttcaaacggcATGCTTCCTCTCTGTCGGTACAACTAAACATTTCTCGACGAAGCGTTACGTTTCAAATGCATAGAAAAAATCCTGGAATATTCTCATTTCGATTCATGAACTTTTCATTTCAGTTTGAAATCATAAAtagcgtttggaaatttgTCACACTTCGAAAAGAGTCGAGACAAACTATTCTGGAAATTACAGTCAAATAAAGACCGTACAATTTtgagatattttcaaactctatttaaaatatttttcgtgcATTGCCGTACATAGCTATTGACAAGTATCTGTAGCTAGAAAATATTGATTGCCAGTTGTGTACGAAAGTCTTGCGAAAATCATTCAGCGAcaggaaagaggaaaaagtaaGTTTGTCttgtgataattttatttcgcatGGTCGAACGTATCGAGATCCATTCCGAAATCCGAAGCTTTCTGCAATTCACCTGCCTCGAGCAGCCATGCAAGAACATCAGCTCGCGCAGCTGCACAACTGGCTTCGGACGTACCGAGCTAGTCGTCTTGTCTGCTGCTCAAGACGGCTGCGTAATCTTACTGCACGGCTATGTGTGCATTCTGCTCATTCGCATACATGCCATGTGTTTATACATGCATGTCCATCACTAACGCATTGTTTTCCCTACGTATTTCAATAAGTATATCATTACACACGCAATAACGCATTAAATGCCCACCTTCGATGGTGCAACCATCACGCCGgcattattatatacctacccCGACGAAACTTTCAGGTCGTGATAACCCGTTGGAGTCCCCCCATTGACAGTACCGTTAGGTTGAAATAAAACCTGACCGGCCTGACCTAAGTACCTGCCTTGAAAATCTAAGGACCTACCTGCCTTTATGAAAATTGGCACGGATACCTGCGGAACTGTGTAGTCGCAAACTTAACGTACTTGGTTTTGTACGGACATGAATATAAGATTTATTACCATTTATTGTACGGAGGACAAAGTGAAATACGTATTTCACGGCGACACATTTTCTTATCCAATATGTATTCATTTCCAGGTAATACAGGTAGAATGGATACAGGAGGTGACCAAACGGTGCGggtttgaaattccgaattacCTGCTAGTTTGACGAAGCCGAAGTTAGTATCGTTACTCAGGGTTCGTACACACAGGGAAAACCGGAAAAAATCAGGGAATTTCTTACAGCatggaaaagtcagggaaaagtcagggagtTTCGAAATTAAGACTGGAATTTTGAGTCTATCGAAGAAATAAACTCGTTCTTATACAAAGTACCGTCGatctcaataaaaaaatagatcccacttaaaattttgtttcgtcgCACCACTTCATACATTCTATGTATATTACCTAATACCGAACCttctgtcgtttttttttttcttacggaaAATTGCAgactatttgtaaattgataGTCAGATAGTAATAAGTGATATTGTAGGTATTAGTGataatgtgtaaaaaattgtcattaatcAGTGGCATATTTCATGAAAGGTTACTGGAAAATCCTATTTTCAGACTGGAATGCCTGGAAAATTCAGGGAATTTAAGATTCCAAGAAGCGTACGAACCCTGATACTGTAACGAAACATCAGTGAAAACTTcattattgtttaattttagaaTAACTTTCAATGAGTTGGCTTTTCCAAATAttaatgtattttatttatcgtgGTTTACTCAATTTCAGGCAATTCTGAAGGTGTGAAGTAACGATTTGTCCTAAACGTGCATCCCTACAACAACGTTACTAACTCCAACCTCATCTAGTTTCAGCGTCATAATAATTTTACGTTTCTTCCGCCAAATAGAGTTTAAGGAATTACATCCATCGGAATGAAGCTGAAACTAGTAGCCAGAGTTAGCAGCCGAACGTGttaaactttttggaaataaaaaaatgccgTTCCGTTTTATCctcataattctataaaagtatTGGGGGTTCAAAGTATTTGACAAAATTAGGATTTTGCGACTTCACTACCTCATTCAAATGAACATTagaacgtttggctgctaattCTGGCTGATAGTTTCAGCCTCGTATCCATCAGACGCAAAGTTAaatcctaataattatacgattGTCACGATAACAATCCGCGCCTGATGCAGCTTAATCGTCTAATCGTATATCCAACGTTACTAGCTCATTTAATAGTAATCTTTGTGCAACCGAATAAAAGAGACCGATTGACGATTGCAAGTTTCAGCGATTACGCGAGAGTCGATTACACACGAGTTACACGTCCGCGGTAAATTACAGTAATTTTTATGCGTGCGGTATTACAAAATCTCACTTCCGTATACACCAACGTGCGGTGATGGATAGCTAAAACAATAGTCGTAAAATAACATAAGTGGGATATCGGTGTCCCTGCTTTGCATGGAGttcattttaaatttgaattccaAGTAGCTTGATCAAAAGCCGAAATTAGACGCATGTTATGTATTTATACTTATTTGCATTTATCCTCGTTAACTCAGTATAGCTAGTTAAAGttatgattgaaatttttttaattattcgcaatGAAAGCAAAAGTAAAGTAATCGTGCCAGTCTAGACATCGGGAGAAAGTAAAAGAAGTCACGTGCGCCGCTGACTCAAGGTAATTCGTGTATTTGGATTTCGagaatatatagatatatttccGACCAATATACGTTACTTTCGATTATAGTATATGTTGAACAAATTTGCCGTACAATGATAATACTGTTATCCATctctgcaatattttttttttttgttacataaataaacaacagggcggctaggtggtctagtggagtaagtctccggtaaagcatctctaaataccaggttcgattcctggctccgtcattaatttttcaactcacctgaaaattttcgaaattgttctctttctaataaataaaaaacaccaTCAATCGTCAGCGTCCTATCCTTTTCTATCAATAGACCTATAATTGtctaatatttaatatatgtAATCTAAGTTGTccaattctgaatttttatttgtttataattttttaacgacaTGAAATTGGATTATGGTTAAAGTTATTTGGATGCAACACTGGTTGTTCTTGACACAGTTTAATGCATGTAAGAGTTGTTTTAAAAATGCTCTCAACCAAGGATGATGAACCCATGTGTATAGTAATTCAATGTCTCCTTAATATGTGCTTTATTCAATTCTTGTGCTTGTTGTacttaattaattcattcaagAGTAAAATACCTTGACCTACATAGTAAATAGTAAAGTAACACTTTCTCTTTTGTCCTTTCATGAATGAATTGGGACTCAGGGAGTTTTTACTACTATCAATCCAGTTGTTTCTTATTAATTTCGAACCTGCTTGTACTGACGTTTTTTAATACATAGTCGGAAAATTCAAATGAGAACTTTTGTATAATACGTTCGCTCTTCCTAGTATACACAGATAAAAACTGTAAAACTGTGTAGGGTAAAGTCGttggttaattaatttttatttcatttttcagattGCAGAAAACGACAGGCTACCGAAATGTCTTTGCTATCGGTGCATGtataatttggaaaatttttacgacttCAGAACAGCATGCGTTAACGCAGTGGCCCTACTTGAGAGATATCTGCCGCCCCATCACGGTGATGTAAGTATCTTCTTTGtcttttgtttgaaattaaaaacttatGTACAAATCACGGTGTAATAGGTAATAAATTGACAAAGAGGTGTAATAACATATCCAACAATCCTTTTCATATTGCACAACCAAGATCGGGGATGGAACACAAAACCACAGCCATCAGTTTAATCAGCTGCATTCAGAACTCCttaaggaaaaagaaaatatgccAATACTCATTCCAGAAGCCCCCATAGTAAACCCCAACGGTGCTTTAGGAACTCCACCAAGGTTGAATTCGGATGGAGAAGCAGATCATGAAATTGAAGAGATCCTCGATCACGGTGTCAGTGATGATGGTgagtaaatttaattattaattaaacgaTTTTGGCTTCATTGCTCTCATTGAGTATATTGCTAATTGCGCCATACTGAGATAGGTGCAGATGATCACGATGACCAAAAATCAGAAGAATATGAAATGGATATGGAAACAAACCCAAGTGACTTTTTGGAACTGACGTCCATGGTGACTGAAGATGTGGATGAAGGTGACCCTCTCAATCTTCCAGGGGCTAGTAATGGATCTGGTATATTTCAACATACTTCAGAACAACACGAAGTTTATGTCTGCTCTTTATGTAACAAAGCGTTTAGTTCGAAAGGACACTTGTCACTGCATGCTAAAATTCATGCTGGAGCAGGTGATATTGTTGGAGAAAAGGTCATCACTGAtgatcatacatcgtacaaaAGGCCGTTTCAATGTGATTTATGCAACAAATCATACTCCACTGCGAAACATAGGTGGGGTCATGTATCTACTGCCCACAGGTGAGCTAATTGTCTGATCCATGGTAACTGTCACGTAGAAATAGTTTCGTATTCATACGATTTGTTCAttatgtgaaatatttttgcggATTAGAAGAGTGTTTTCCTTAAATGTCAATTAACatttatttctcaattattatttcgtaatcTTTAAGTTCTTTCAAATCATTACTGTAAtcatgttattttatttactctAGAGGACATCCAGCAGTGACGTGCAGGTACTGTTCACGGATTTATTCGACAAGAACAAATTTGGAAGAGCATGTAAAGGCGCGGCACTCAGGTTTACCGCCACCTCCTGCGTTGCCGCTGCCCTATGTTCAACaagataataaatttcagtGCAAAACATGTCCAAAAATGTACACAAATGTGACAGATTTGAACAAGCACAGTCGGGTATGCGCTGGggaacgaaagaaagaaacttcCAACAAGATTTCTATGCAAAAAATTACTAAGACTGTTATTGACACATCTGATTTGTCAAGTTTAGACTCTGACGATGAAGGTAAAGATTATAGGGATGCAAAAGCAAAACTGGCAAAAAATCCCCAATTAACAATTCTTAAACAAGCCTTGACAAAGAAGGAGAATTTCAAACGAGATTATGACGAACGAAGAACAAAGCAAAAACCGAAGCAAATATGTAGAACAGGtaaatttgtcgaaaacgTAACACATTAGtctgtttcatattttttttattttttttttattttttataattcttatGAAAATTCTCGTACCCTTTAATATTTCGtcttctttttcaatattaatcAGATGTTCAACTTGTCATGAATGATATAATAGTGAAATGTTAACAGCAACATTATATTACCAAACAGATAGCAGTGAGACAGATGGACAGAAGAGGTGGTATTGTGAGACTTGTCCGCAGAGCTTTACGTCTGTGGATAGTCTCAAAGAACATGAACTCACTCACGATGCTGACAAACCTTTTATTTGTATCCTGTGcgaaaaagatttttcattgaaGTCGTCACTAAGTAGGCACATTGTGGCATCTCATGGCGTCGATCCGGGTCCAATAATTGATAGTGATAAATGTCTGAAAAGATCTGCAGCTTTGCAGATATCCAAAAAACCAAAAGAAACAGTAACCCATGACCACAGCAGGGATATTTCGGAGTCCTCGATGTCCCCTCAGGTATATTATAGGTCTATCTAGATTGAAGTTCATTTACTCAATGCTAAATGTATGGCTAGAACTCGATGAAATTGACGTTTCGTTGATGTTTATTTAGTACTTCACAAAAACTTAACTTTTTACATTCTTAGCCGTTTTTCAATCCTTTATAACTCATGATAGTTCATAGGTTCTGCAATTATATTCctatgaattatttattgaattattacaGGGTAACCTTGATAATGAATCAGAACATGAAAGCAGTCCGGAGAAcatgattgaaattgaaactgTTTTCGTCTGTGAAATCTGTACTCGCGATTTCAATGATCGTGCTTCACTGTGGTTGCATATTCGAGCAACTCATAAAGAACATGCAGCATTTGCATGCGGCgtgtgtttgaaaatttgctcTGATAATACTCAGCTGCTGAATCACGTCAATATGTACCATGGAGGGTCTAAGTTACACGTTTCTGAACAGCGAAGGTAAGATTCTTTTGTCATTTGGTTCTAAAGTACTTTATCACTGAATATGTACATTGCTTCTTTCAGGTATAGTTGTACAATTTGCGGCAGGCAACAtgattcaagaaaaaaattaataacacaTGTCTCCATACACAATATTGACTCTGGCTATGACCCAGCCGGTTTTGTTCAGCTCAATAGTAATTActataatgaaaatttcaacggtAACGAAGCAAATGATCAGACATTAGAGTTTGATGGTGACGAAGGTGAAAGAATGgattgttatatttgtaacAAGTCATTTCCTAGTGAAGATCATCTTATACGCCATCAAAGAAATGCTCACAAGGTAAAATTGTATGGTATGAAACTATGAAATATGAAcagttatttttcaacttttgaaatgatgattgaagaacaaaatttattcagcaTTTATTGAACAAGTCCCCAATCAAGACGTTTCGAGGGTAATATATTAAATTCTTGCGGTTTTCTAATTATACAAAGTTAACCAGGACTACCCTCCCATAGGCTACCAATGTATTCCGCATGAAAGTCTGCTACTAAAACGTTTCTTACTTCTCATAGGAAATTTGTCTTTTGGGTATTACAGCTGTTTGAAATTGGCTAATCTAGTAGCATCTGATGGCGCAGAATAGAATGCGATTGGCAGCTCGTGGATTTCAAATGGCTGTAATTCGCAAAGAACAAATTTCCtatcaaaagtaaaaaaaccTTTCTGCCGCAGACTTTTATGAGAAATACATCGGTAAACGATAAGGCAATAGTTCTGGATCAGCCTATATATCTGAATATACcatagttataaaaatatcacgaCTATTTGGGCACAAGCCTCTCACAAGTCTTGTTACCAGATTAGCTGTTTCCGAGAGTAAAAGAATGTTTTTCTATGCAGATTGTTCTTATTTCATAATTGAACAGTACTAGTCTATAAGAATAAATAGTCCTAAGAAATAGGCAGATATATGCTATGACTGATAAAGCACTACTAAAAGTGGTGATGTCAATGTgatcaaataaaatacacgtacTCTTTAAAGAGAATTGATTCTATTTAGTAGTATGACCAATACCAGTTCATTATTGTTTTATGAATTGGTCATCTAGTCTTTTAGAAACATCTATTTTTAAGGATCATATAgcataattttacaataacatttcgtatttttgtgAAGTATTCAGGCGATATTTATCAGTTGGAATACTGATTCCGAGATACGTTTACAACAACGAAATTGCAAATGATTAAACTTGTCACTTCCTTTTTCAGTCTGAACCACTGGCACCAATCGGAGATTCTGCTGGCAATGGAAGCGGAACTGGTTCTGTGAGTGGTAATGGAAATCGAGCACagtatcatttatttttcgtatGTGAATTATGTGGTAGTTCTCACCCAAGCAAATGGGAACGCTGGCTTCATGTCAGTAGTATTCACAGCAATGAGCCTGCTATTAGAGTAAGTCTTTAGTTTATCATGTGTTTCTTCTCCTATGGCATagtattcaatttcaaataagtTCAACTTTTGTTATTTCATATTGTCTTGAATATAGATGCTGTATTTACAGATGagattcattgaaattgaatgtGTAGACAATTTTAATAACATAATTACAAGCAGGTTTCTATTTCTTAACACAGTAGGCTCGTGAAAAATCTTCTCtgagaaataaattcattatatttgatttcgtttactttaaaaattcgatgcaaatattattttttgaaatcaaaaacgaaataatgatactaattcaaaaatttttgttgcatTTAGTGTGAACGGGACACCTGTggcaaaattttcgcaactaGATCATTGCGCAATGAACATGTCCAACATCATTCTGCTCAAGGCGCATCCCCGAATACCTGTGAAATATGTGGAAAACTTTGGGGTAGCCGAGTTGATTATTGGAAACATGTGATGGGCGTTCATTCAGATACCGTGCCTTTAATTTGTGGAGTTTGCCTGAAGGTTTTCCCTGACGTAATTCAACTAAGTGCCCATGTAAAAGCCAAGCATTGGCCTCTTACAAATGGAGATTTTAGTTGCGATATTTGTGGTAGACCATATTCGAACAAGTCGAAAATGTCCAGACACAGAAAAATTCATGGGCTGGATGTAGATAGTTATATAAATAGCAGTGTTCTCGAGTCAATTACCGACGCCGCCAGGATTGATTACAGCATTCCTGATCCAAATTTGAGCTGTGAAATGTGttctaatttgaaatttgcagATTTAAAAGAATTATGTACTCACAGACGAAATATTCACGGCTTGTTCCCGTGTGACTTATGTAACAAATTTTACGGACGGACGTCTCACTTATGGAAACACGTTAATCGCGTGCATAAAGGACATGAGGATGTAACGTGCAAGTACTGTTCAAAGACAAGTGCTTCGAAGGAACATTTAGCTGCCCATATTGCAAAAATTCACAGGTATGAACCAGAGactaaaaaagaaacacgGGAATCGATGAGTGTCAAATCACCAAATCCAGATGACGAAACTCCTCATCATTGCGAAAAATGTAACAAAGGTTTTCACAAACGGTATCTATTACGTCGTCATATGAAAGGCTGTCAGAACTACCGAAAAGATCCTGGGGCATTGCTAACTCGCTGTAGAGCTTGTGAAAGGATATTCAAGGATCGTGCCAGTTTGCAAAAGCACATAGAAAACCATCATAGTACGTATATGTGTCACCTCTGCAATGAAGAAGTAACATCAAAGTTAGGTATTATGACTCACAACAGAGTTCATCATATGAACCATCCTGAATTGACTTGCGATCATACCAACTGCAAGAAATTATTCAGAACCAGGGAAGATCTGGAATCTCATAAAAAAGATCACAAATATCACAATACACCAAATGTCTGTGATTTTTGTGGTGACACCGTGGAAAATAAgctcaaattgaaaatgcacATTTTATCTCTACATAGAAATGAAATCGGTGTTTCTTGTGGAGTTTGTTTGATTCCAATGAAGGATCCCAAGGAATTGAAGAGACATGTAGAGGCCGTTCATAATCATATTTTATCAAAGCCAAATACCTGCAAGGTATGCGGCAAACAGTATGCTTCCAAGTGGAAAGCTTTCGATCATACAAAAAAGTGTCACGGAAAAGTATTCCGGACTTGTAAACAATGTCTTGCTGTCTTCACCAAAGATGAGGCGCTGAGAAACCATTATGCTAATGTTCACAATGTTCCAAAAGACCAGTTATCTGGGTTCAATTATCGATTAGAGACGTTGAGTGGCAAGCCAGACGACTACGAACCAGCAAACCTACTTGTTAAAGAAGAACCGGAAGATTTAGACTTTGAAGAAGATGCATGCGATGAAGATTCTAGCGAGCTGAAAAGAAAGAGACCTTTAAGTGACACGTTTGATTGCGATCTATGCCAcgagatatttttaaatgatgAAACATTGACCCAACATTGCCAAAATGTCCATAACACGAATCCTCTTAGGATgtcgaaaaaatcgaaaacagaTTATGTAAGTgctaaaagaaaaatgagggagagagaaaactTTGAATGCAAAAATTGCGGAAAGCAGTTCTGCACAAAAACTTTGTTTTGGAACCATATCAACGTTTGCACAAAACGTAATAGTGTAAACAAAGATAGTAACAATAGTTTTCAAACCTCAATTCTTGAAGCgcatttgaaaaacaataatcaaataaaaaaagaagagccTGACCCTATTCTAAACgaatcaaatttgaatataccagacttcaatttatttgagGACATAAACATGCAACTTTCAGCTCAAAAACCTATTCCGGATCTAATGCCTATATCCTCAGTCAAAGGAAATTCAAACAGTAAGTACCCACGTAAAGATTCTAGAAAAGTTTACGATGAATCAACAAATACGGAGTGCGCATGTGAAGTTTGTGGAAAACAGTGGCCAGCGAAGAAACATCTATGGCAACATCTGATTCGTTTTCACAGAGTCGAAGCAGCCGTTACCTGTGGTGTCTGCTTGAAACTTTGTCAGACTTATGAGGAATTAGCAAATCACTTGACAGCAACACATGCAGCGATTCTGACTGGCGAAGGAAACAACTTTACATGTAAAATATGTGGGAGATATCACAATGCAAGAAGTAAATTATGGTTGCACATGAGTATTCATATAAATTATCATGGTATTGAGTGGTGTCAGGATTGCCAACAAGGATTCGAGGACAGAGAAAAATTGACTGAGCACTTGGAAAATTGCACaggaaaacaaattgaatttgatgATCATAGTAATGACATAGATGCAAgtgtacaaaatgaaaatgataatgaaGAGAAGGGCAGTTTGATAGATGAAGATAATTCATTGATGGAAGAAACAGAAGAGTTAGAATTTGAGTCTGAGGCAGAAGATCATGTAACAGAAAATCACGAGGACAGTAACAGTGATGTTTCACACAGTGATGCTGGTACTGGCAATACAAGCGACGAGGAAGAAGACGACATTGACAATGAAGAGGACGTAGATGATGGCGAGGAAGCAAACGAAATAGATGACGAATCTGGAACACAGAGTAGAATCACGGAAGATCTCAGTAGTGATTCACACAGCGAAAACGAGGATTCTGAGCATAGCAATAatgatttaaatgaaaaagaaactaacgATGTAAGTGTTCTAAGTGACAGCAATGAGACAAACATCATGGACACTGAAGATTATGGTGAAGATAAACTCCAGGAACaaggaaaaattgttgatgTAATTAAAAgtccaaaaattgaaaatgagaatgaaaagGAAGATCACGATTCTCGAAACGTCGAAGTGAAATTGCAATTACACAATGTTTATGAAAGAGAATTTGAAGAAAGACCTTGCGAACTACAAAATCAAGCACTTTTAAAAGAAGAGCCTGGAGATTATTTAGACGATGAGGGTCCGCCTATTTTAAGTCCAATGGTACCATTACCTGTGAAGACTAATATGGAAGATGAGGAAACCAATCAGTTTGATACAGTGCAGTATAAGTTGAGTCCAATAGCAGTGACAGCTCCAAGTTCTGAGAGCCTGACAATGGTGAGTGAACTAGACCAAATTAGagatgaaatagaaaaaagtgaATCCTCATGGCCAGGTGCTTATTCGATAAAAGTCGAAGATGATGCAAGCACAATGGAAAATACGAATATATCTACGAATAATTTGACAGAAATTTTGGGGTTAAACTCTGATAATGATCAAGAAAGTACGGAACTCGAAGATGTAGGTACAAAGGTCGAGAGTGAAGCTTCTGAAAATGAGGAGGCTTCTGGAAACGAAGAGGTCACCTTGAATGACATAGACGACAGATCAGATCGTGAAAACCATAATGAAGAAACAGTAGAACATAGTGATGAGCATCAGGAAGATAATTTGGCAGAAATTTCAAGTGTAGTTGACATTACAGAGGAtgtatttgatgaaaattcgaacgagGAAAGTGATGATATGGAAGTAGTAGATAATGAAGACACTGTGCAAATACCTAATTTAGATGGAACTGTACTTATGGTCGCCAATGATGCTGATGGTAATCAGATTCTAATACAGCGTAATGTTTCTGATTTGCCCAACGAAGATTCGAATCCCGAAGTGACAGAGTACATTTTACAAGAAGATAACGAATATGAAATAGATAACTATGATGTGACTTTAAACGAGGAGGATGAAATGCAACAGTCTGACGACAGTTCCGAGGTCTCTGAAGAAGTGAAGAACATTGAGTGTGAAGAGAATAGTatagaaactgaaaataataCAGAAGCAGTAGAAGACGATCAGATATCTATCATCAGTGCCAAAAGAGAAGAAGTGTCAAGGACGTAACTTACTCtgtacaaataaaattaagaaattcatcaactattataataatccaaaacaaacaatttattttttaacaaatcaTGACTTTCTGGCTTAGATATATCTATTTTCCAGGAATTAAtcatgatgtgaaaaattc from Neodiprion lecontei isolate iyNeoLeco1 chromosome 1, iyNeoLeco1.1, whole genome shotgun sequence includes these protein-coding regions:
- the LOC107223367 gene encoding zinc finger protein Xfin isoform X1; translated protein: MESKEGYADLCRLCASYDAIKMDIFGKEGRSRQLVDKIQTCLPFKIAENDRLPKCLCYRCMYNLENFYDFRTACVNAVALLERYLPPHHGDIGDGTQNHSHQFNQLHSELLKEKENMPILIPEAPIVNPNGALGTPPRLNSDGEADHEIEEILDHGVSDDGADDHDDQKSEEYEMDMETNPSDFLELTSMVTEDVDEGDPLNLPGASNGSGIFQHTSEQHEVYVCSLCNKAFSSKGHLSLHAKIHAGAGDIVGEKVITDDHTSYKRPFQCDLCNKSYSTAKHRWGHVSTAHRGHPAVTCRYCSRIYSTRTNLEEHVKARHSGLPPPPALPLPYVQQDNKFQCKTCPKMYTNVTDLNKHSRVCAGERKKETSNKISMQKITKTVIDTSDLSSLDSDDEGKDYRDAKAKLAKNPQLTILKQALTKKENFKRDYDERRTKQKPKQICRTDSSETDGQKRWYCETCPQSFTSVDSLKEHELTHDADKPFICILCEKDFSLKSSLSRHIVASHGVDPGPIIDSDKCLKRSAALQISKKPKETVTHDHSRDISESSMSPQGNLDNESEHESSPENMIEIETVFVCEICTRDFNDRASLWLHIRATHKEHAAFACGVCLKICSDNTQLLNHVNMYHGGSKLHVSEQRRYSCTICGRQHDSRKKLITHVSIHNIDSGYDPAGFVQLNSNYYNENFNGNEANDQTLEFDGDEGERMDCYICNKSFPSEDHLIRHQRNAHKSEPLAPIGDSAGNGSGTGSVSGNGNRAQYHLFFVCELCGSSHPSKWERWLHVSSIHSNEPAIRCERDTCGKIFATRSLRNEHVQHHSAQGASPNTCEICGKLWGSRVDYWKHVMGVHSDTVPLICGVCLKVFPDVIQLSAHVKAKHWPLTNGDFSCDICGRPYSNKSKMSRHRKIHGLDVDSYINSSVLESITDAARIDYSIPDPNLSCEMCSNLKFADLKELCTHRRNIHGLFPCDLCNKFYGRTSHLWKHVNRVHKGHEDVTCKYCSKTSASKEHLAAHIAKIHRYEPETKKETRESMSVKSPNPDDETPHHCEKCNKGFHKRYLLRRHMKGCQNYRKDPGALLTRCRACERIFKDRASLQKHIENHHSTYMCHLCNEEVTSKLGIMTHNRVHHMNHPELTCDHTNCKKLFRTREDLESHKKDHKYHNTPNVCDFCGDTVENKLKLKMHILSLHRNEIGVSCGVCLIPMKDPKELKRHVEAVHNHILSKPNTCKVCGKQYASKWKAFDHTKKCHGKVFRTCKQCLAVFTKDEALRNHYANVHNVPKDQLSGFNYRLETLSGKPDDYEPANLLVKEEPEDLDFEEDACDEDSSELKRKRPLSDTFDCDLCHEIFLNDETLTQHCQNVHNTNPLRMSKKSKTDYVSAKRKMRERENFECKNCGKQFCTKTLFWNHINVCTKRNSVNKDSNNSFQTSILEAHLKNNNQIKKEEPDPILNESNLNIPDFNLFEDINMQLSAQKPIPDLMPISSVKGNSNSKYPRKDSRKVYDESTNTECACEVCGKQWPAKKHLWQHLIRFHRVEAAVTCGVCLKLCQTYEELANHLTATHAAILTGEGNNFTCKICGRYHNARSKLWLHMSIHINYHGIEWCQDCQQGFEDREKLTEHLENCTGKQIEFDDHSNDIDASVQNENDNEEKGSLIDEDNSLMEETEELEFESEAEDHVTENHEDSNSDVSHSDAGTGNTSDEEEDDIDNEEDVDDGEEANEIDDESGTQSRITEDLSSDSHSENEDSEHSNNDLNEKETNDVSVLSDSNETNIMDTEDYGEDKLQEQGKIVDVIKSPKIENENEKEDHDSRNVEVKLQLHNVYEREFEERPCELQNQALLKEEPGDYLDDEGPPILSPMVPLPVKTNMEDEETNQFDTVQYKLSPIAVTAPSSESLTMVSELDQIRDEIEKSESSWPGAYSIKVEDDASTMENTNISTNNLTEILGLNSDNDQESTELEDVGTKVESEASENEEASGNEEVTLNDIDDRSDRENHNEETVEHSDEHQEDNLAEISSVVDITEDVFDENSNEESDDMEVVDNEDTVQIPNLDGTVLMVANDADGNQILIQRNVSDLPNEDSNPEVTEYILQEDNEYEIDNYDVTLNEEDEMQQSDDSSEVSEEVKNIECEENSIETENNTEAVEDDQISIISAKREEVSRT